The nucleotide sequence GGAACAATGAACACGTTAATAAATCAAGGTTACATCTAGCGATTTTGGAAAGTCAGATTCATGACTTTTCACAGATTCAAGAGATCAGAGAACTCTCTAATGTGGAAGCTTTAAGGTTGGTTGATTTGAAACTAAAACGAAAAGCTCTACAAAGGCAAGAAAAAAGGAAGATGATGTTTAAAAGTCGTTATAATTGGTTAAGATTTGGGGATAAGAACACCAAATATTTTCATATCATGGCGAAAATTAAAAACAATTCATCAATAATCGCTGGTTTACAAATTAACGATGTGTGGATAGAAAATCCAGTGATTATCAAAGAGCATGTGTTGGGCATGTTTTGCTCATTATTCACGGCCCAGGTTACCAGTTTTGATGGGCTGGATTGGCCTGCCATTGGGCTAACAAAGCTACTGCCCCAGCAGGTTGGTTTTTTGGATTCATAGTTTGCAGAAGATGAAGTGTGGGAGGTTATAAAGAATTTTGATGGTAACAAAATGTCGGGTCTAGATGGCTTTTCCGTGTTGTTTTTTAAAAAGGGATGGAATTTTCTTAAGGAGGAGATTATGTTGCTTATGCTTCAATTTTATGCTAATGCAAACTTTCCATGTGGATTTAATTCTTCTTTTATAGTTCTTATTCCAAAATCCAATTGTCCAAATAAGATTGAACATATGAGGCCTATTAGCCTTATTGATGCCCCATATAAAATCATTGTAAAAACACTTGCTAATAGGCTAAGGTTCGTGGTTTCTCAAGTGGTAAGCATTAATCAAAATGGTTTTGTTCCCGATAAGCTTTTACTTGATGGTGTCATGTTAGTTAATGAACTTTGGTTCTTTGCAAAAAAGAGGAAAAAAGGAGTGGTTTTCTTAAAGATCGATTTTGCTAAGGCATATGATTGTGTTTCACACTCCTTTCTTTTAGAAGTACTTCATAATATGGGGTTTGGATCGTCTTTTATTGCATGGATAAAAGCATGTATTTCTAATGTTAAATTCTCGGTGTTAATCAACAGCTCTCCAACCAAGGAAGGGGAGATGAAATGCGGGCTAAGACAAGGTGTaacaacccgtcaaaatcgctattgacgtacgttattcattgattccatagtgaggttttgacctctacatgatacgttttaataaaaatattgcattcatcaAAATAaacgactttctaaacatagaaaattATAAACATGTGGCCGATTACTTAAGTATAAGTAAATCCccgaaaatacataagtctttatcttacaggttgacatcaccatTAAATTATTTTATTACACAACGTATTTTTgcttcgaatgcaataaactttatacaaagcatgagagactccatgcaagcaacaagcacatcatagtggaagcagtctaaggacctgagaataaaacatgttaaaatggtcaacacgaatgtttgtgagttataggtttaattgctcgagtcataagtatataaagatcgaccaaaagatttcatcaaaagtttatcaatagattttacgtaacagagcaccctggtaactaaaattaatgctataataataattaccctatacgttttaatacacgtaaactaACGTGTTGTAAACtcagtccgttaaaaggctagcgctactagctcggacggggatgtcaagccctatggatccatatataattattcgcgcccaccagtccacatcctatgtactggcagctactagttaccgaagctaagggattttcagtttaactcagtgtagaattaagtatgtacttgtgtccattggtataaaataaagtgcatgtattctcagcccaaaaatatttaaagcatttaaaaagggatctataaactcacggttcaatattgagattcaatattgtaggaaaattgcgtagacgtaatgatagtggatgattgtatggttggtcttggattcacgagcaataccccgaacaatatttTCTTAGTTTTAaaatggtttgaaacccgaattaaaaacacccgcgtatataccttattattattaaacttaaattataaattataaattataaattataaattataaattataaattataaattataaattataaatataaatataattgtacGCAGAAAGATAGAGAgatatgaaattgtgtaaaaactcGAGCAACAACCTTGGCTTTTGTATTCCATTTGTGAGATAGACGGCTCCGCTATCGCGAAGAGTttatgccttacagctccgcgatcgcgaaggtgCGCATTTCCAGCACAGAGATTTTtgttcactagcttgtcgacataatataataattatatatataatatataatttatattaattaattatatattatattatattcttgtgcatagttgacttgtaaccttagctccgttgtcttgtacgttgatgcccggtttatgtcccggttctggtttttcgaacatcctttcgtacgcttagaaaacgtgtactttacgtttcgcgataagtacctttatcaataattagacttatttgccagtaaattatcttatttgaaatgtaacttatacattttagtattttggtcatttgctttttTAAATCGTATAGAGATTTGgtgtaaattagtcgaaattttcctggTCATCACACAAGGTGATCCTTTATCGTcgttttttatttatattaataacggaAGTGTTGAGTAAGTTATTATCTAATGCAATGCAATGTGGGAGGCATAAGGGGGTGGTTTTTGATGGTAATAATGCCGACGAAACCATTATTTTTGCCTACCCTTCTATTGAAGAAATGTGGTGTATTCGTCAAATCCTTGATCGTTTCTATCAAGTGTCCGGTCTTCAAATGAATGCCTCTAAAACGGTTTTGTATGGGTTGAATGTTCCTAATGAGGAGTTGAACTTGTTTGCAGAAGTCTTTGATTGTAAGGTTGGTTCATTTCCCTTTGAATATCTTAGAGTCCCAATTAGTGCTAAGAGTCATAGAGTATCTACTTGGAAGCCCATTATTAGAAAATTCAAAAAGAAGTTATTGGGTTAGAAGTGTAAATGTCTATCAACGGGTGGGAAAATTGTGTTAGTCAACGCCGTGTTAACAAGTTTGCCATCTCACTACATGTCTCTTTTCAAAGCTCCTAAAGGTGTTATAAAAAAGCTGGAAGCTATTAGACGTAATTTTGTGTGGGGTGGTGATTCGTCCAAAAGAAAAATGGTTCTAGTAAGGTAGAGTAGAGTTTGTCTTCCTAAAGATTGTGGGGGTTTAGGAGTTATCCCTTTGAGGAAAAAAAATTTAACTCTAATGGCAAAGTTGTGGCAACAAATTAGTGCAAGTAATGATCCTATTTGGAAAGCTGTTGTTCTATCCTAATGCAAAATAAAAATAGGTAATATGCTTTCTGATCTTACATGTATGAATTTTACTCATTTCTCTCATGTTTGGCGTGACTTAATGAAATTACAAAATATAGATGAGTTATTTAATATTCTTAGTCCTCAAAGTTGGAAATTGAAAGTAGGTGATGGATCGAGTGTTTTGTTTTGGGAAGATATTTGGATTGGGGTCTCAAAGTTGAGAGACCAATTTCCGGCTTTGTTTCGAATTTCTAGTGAAAAAATAGCTTGTATTTCGGAAATCGGCTTTGTAGATGTATGTAGTAATATGCAGTGGGAtctaggatttgttttaccacttgATCATTATGAAGAGCAGCAGGTTCAAGTTTTAAAGATTGTTTTGAAGGATACGGTTATTAGTCCTGATTGAAAGGATGTTATCTTATGGGTTCATGGTCATGATAAAGTTTACACGGTAGCGGACGGGGCACGTGTTATGGttgtgatgtgtgcagcggggtgtacgaaatagtattaatttaaatacgaaatacgacgaaatattacataagttttaattatttatttacaaaatggatatacctaaaccttgctacaacactataggcagtgtacctaatcgtagagtagtatagtttttagtaagtccggttcgttccacagggagacgacttattttacactatattttaaacaactatatttgtacaaaatatatattttatatataataataataaaaaagggggtttaccgtttaatgacaggtttgtcgattttaaaactttagtcgcagttaaaacctaatgtaaaatattaaaaataaatacaacttaatttaaagcgtaaagtaaataacgataatgaaattgcgataaataaaattgtgataattaaaaagtacgataattaaaagtgcaattaaatatgaaaataaaggaattatgcttatttaaacttccgtaatcatgatgtttgacgtgctgatttttagtttattcccatgggttaattgttctttgtcctggattatttaatatgcccgtctggtttttgtccataacagtccatcggtcataaatataaagtgcgagtgtcctcgtcaaattatccttatatccgaagtcaaatattccaactaattggggacttaaactgtaacaaggttttaatactttgtttaataattacaccaggatatcgactgcgtgtaatccaaggtttaatactttgttaacaattacgccaagtgtccttgtacataatttcacccctgttttaataattccatagactattaatccattcccgtgtccggttaaatgcacgattattcgtacatataaatatcccgcccatcgtgtccgatcgagtgtatgtggttatttataggtacgtccaattgtaaatcttcatataaaattaacaaactatcatttagttaaacaaatataaagcccattaatagcccatagtctaatttccacaagtgtcgttcttttgtccaaaccccaattatggtacaaagcccaattacccaattttaatatttttagcccaacatcatgattacttcgtcttaaataagcataataataacttaagtacgagacattaatttaaaaaggagaacatagcttacattgattatttatcgcgtagtgttacacggacagagctccgactttaaaacccgtaaaataacctttgcataacccaaaactaatctaatataaaactaacctatattatatatatatatatatatatatatatatatatatatatatatatatatatatatatatatatatatatatattatactaaacagagggagtaatatatatttttgtctgTATAAATTCgttgcccaaacttgcaatttataggaatgtggccagaaaaagtaggccatgcgatcgcatgagatttgtgcttccaggccatgcgatcgcatggccagctggatccagccacatttgcttgttttcttctttgtcgacataatatataaatatatataatttatatataatttatataattatatatattatattatattcttgtgcatagtagacttgtaatttttggtccgtttcatcgggcgttgatagttgactctggtcccggttccggattttcgaacgtcctttcgtataatttaatatcttgtactttgcgttccgcaacttgtactcttgtcatttttagacgtttctcatcaataatttgaaccacttggattgtatcttgtacatttgagctttttggacatttgcgtcttcaaatctttgttttcgccttttgtcttcgcacttatttatttaaacgattacaactttaaaatagaataattacaactaaaaactttacatattggaaggatattgatactaaatatatgttcatttggtgcactatcaaatatccccacacttgaacgttgattgtcctcaagcaatacagaacttgaaataatacatcacacaaatcacttctttattcttcacactttgtacatcagtgattttgatacggcggtataaacaatgatagtaacgatgtggtttacagtcccacatgactaggaaaatttagatcctttaaggaaattggatctttatgaaaacatttgatcttttgacaattcaatctagcttttaccctagataagttttccggaataacccttcaccggtgttgcaaaatatttttgtgggttttgtgggtttcagatttgaaaattttagctcaaaacttatggttttgtgtcacccacttgctaaccttgtattagaaaagcaacacgtccagtttacttgtcccgtatattacctttcggtaaactaccttccggttgtaaaggaaagcgatgaacaagcaactgttaaggcaatgtcccgtgacttgcttttgattatggtctataacgtgtcggacgcaattactatcctttgtaggagcaatagtaaagctcacccttataatttttcggtctggcacaaggacctgtcttcgaccatgctatgcaaccaccgttcttacagttgacacccaaattgattcaggtgacctaatgaattccaggtaaattcctaggattttacgttcaatggtaatgaacgcattgaaaatgggttttcagaaaacaaatcggttttaatttgatcaaaatattttctcgttcaagctcgagtttagatatcatcgaattccatgagtttgtaattctcaatctttaaagtcaatctcaaggattgagtaatatcagtcttaaaagctaatttttaatctttaaggagattatcctttctgggggtctgattcattagtcttatcaatctaatttgcacggcgccctccctattttatgagacagatcctctcatggttaggataagtctgaccacttggcgaccctgtttgatgctgaggtccgtggatttcctgctgattttagagatgacttttctagatttttcgtcaacctacagctggtctggacgacaacttcttgacctaaatcaagtagcgcgtgtctttttcagaagactttacttccttttaatgatagaattgattcatcatgtagatccatcttttcttttatctttattataatattgcggttaaaacagtcaatttagtccaaaacaaaagcacctgcaataactttacagaaacatgtgatagatagttttttttaattgaataacttggtacattctccccacacttagtttttttctttgcctttttattctcctttattccattttaaatgaattcaagtgttttagggtgtttctcaatttatgtcctttccgaggtaacgataatttcggtattaacacctagttttcatcgttcataaatatgtataaacatgattttgaattcatttatttgaaaatttttaaaattttcacaaaatttgcaaataaactaagtgcaaacccgagagaatttataacccttccccacacttgagatcatgcaatgccctcatttgcatgaaatccgaCTATacttataaattcacgagggtgataagtatagaaaagtgattaaaaatacccagtttgtaattacaaagctcgtcgaatgacagatggcgcgcctcatcgttaattccttcttgttttatcacacatgtttttcttcaaaaacggttgcttttctgaactgtttgctaatctttgaaaatgtgtcttttaccctaacttattatgcatgtttattaacgagttatgcactaacccgaaccccaaatttaacgttaagtggggttagactttcccatacttagctgacgacatgtgaagtcggtagaataagttccacgaattaaaatagtgagccagttatttacatctcgggtggtataaaatatatcaatgggtttaaagtttagacccacccgatctcactacttaattcttttttaagtgtagcttttagtaaatggatatgtctctcttctggttcttggtcaaatggatcgatatacaccgacatacatatttctatagggtggacaattcataacatttcctttcgttcattctcgggatcaaggttttcacctctattacccaattgggtaaaatttgaggtgtcaatatctattacagcttgtagttcatctttggtagatgactcgtctattgaaaaTATTAggttagaaggttgtggaatggtgaatttcgggatcgaagcaaatttttttcattaatggtacttatcggtcccaccattttgatctcgggggtaaaattttcaacgttatcattttcccaagagtaccaatttgtcacccttacttcttcttcatccattgatggatcgatgatttcattggtagaggctaatgtgtcgatatgttgtgaaattggtaagactgaataaaaagtatcatcgggatagttggtgatttcggagctctcgaattcatcaaaattcgatgatatgagattttcttgcacacgactcctcagatcaacaggtgtgtcatctgatagagtttcagcttgccgatttacaaactctctcatttgttcattttgagcatcaagttcttcgagtttgattttcatataatctaaagaattttcaggcacataattttcctcgtcttctggttgttgaatttggatatattcttgggaataatcccaattagaattgtattcctcataatcattccattcaggttccatgggtgcataattttccataggaacgtaataataacattcccatgttgagtgataatccccacagatttcacaaccagttattgtttcgtcattcgtgatccaagattgaccgaacgaattgtcatcaacacccgtttgagagtattgattaaattgatttcggatgtcataaagagtttccaaaatattctcgagattttccataatgcgcttattaccaaattttagctacaatgtggtgcatttactaattatcctattagttataaaactaaaaattatataagttatcaaattaatagacttttctgcttttgcccacgtttcgaatagccaatagatgcagcggggagccagaaccctttaaatcggaagctcacaactcagccactaacaaatccaactattactacgaagcagaaaatttggatgtctatcaatttaaccgcttaaaataatttttcgtttggaattttaaagaaaataaaaatctatgtcctaaaaatagcgtgtcgagaaataagaaagaaaaagattacgcgtcgaaaaacgtcgaaaaataaaaataagaaagaaaaacgtcgaaacttaaaagtctaaaaacttaatctaaaaagttgcgcctaaaggtctaaaggtaaatgtaaTTTTATTCGaaaaacgacaattacttaaattggcactaaaatctataaacggcgtcgcaaaattctaaagcgcctaaatcttaatctaaagaaaaagcacttaagggattttacggcaaagcctaaaaatatagaaatataaaaataactacggcaaaactaaatttaaaactatatagcgaacgataaatattacgaaataaacgataaaaatacaaattagaaataaaatgataaaaatacaaattttataaaaatataatttttatattatttattatataaatatattaaactatataattaataataattaaaacttaatattactaattaaaaattaaaactaaaataaactaattaatatattataactaaaccctaaataataataataaatatattaaaacccTACGCGAATTAAATGCAGTCCAAGGTTTGGGTCTGTCACGTCAGCCATACGACCGCATGGTTTTACAAcatctggctcatgcgatcgcatgggcttggtttccattttttttttaattttatattgtttttctaaaaattatatataaatatatttatacaaaaataaactaaaaatatagcgtttcgcagagtccccggcagcggcgccaaaaacttgatgtgtgcagcggggtgtacgaaatagtattaatttaaatacgaaatacgacgaaatattacacaagttttaattatttatttacaaaatggatatacctaaaccttgctacaacactataggcagtgtacctaatcgtagagtagtatagtttttagtaagtccggttcgttccacagggagacgacttattttacactatattttaaacaactatatttgtacaaaatatatatttttatatataataataataaaaagggggtttaccgtttaatgaccggtttgtcgattttaaaactttagtcgcagttaaaacctaatgtaaaatattaaaaataaatataacttaatttaaagcgtaaagtaaataacgataatgaaattgcgataaataaaattgatataattaaaaagtacgataattaaaagtgcaattaaatatgaaaataaaggaattatgcttatttaaacttccgtaatcatgatgtttgacgtgttgatttttagtttattcccatgggttaattgttctttgtcctggattatttaatatgcccgtctggtttttatccataacagtccatcggtcataaatataaagtgcgagtgtcctcgtcaaattatccttatatccgaagtcaaatattccaactaattggggacttaaactgtaacaaggttttaatactttgtttaataattacaccaggatatcaactgcgtgtaatctaaggtttaatactttgttaacaattacgccaagtgtccttgtacataatttcacccctgttttaataattccatagactattaatccattcctgtgtccggttaaatgcacgattattcgtacatataaatatcccgcccatcgtgtccgatcgagtgtatgtggtaatttataggtacgtccaattgtatatcttcatattaaattaacaaactatcatttagttaaacaaatataaagcccattaatagcccatagtctaatttccacaagtgtcgttcttttgtccaaaccccaattatggtacaaagcccaattacccaattttaatatttttagcccaacatcatgattacttcgtcttaaataagcataataataacttaagtacgagacattaatttaaaaaggagaacatagcttacattgattatttatcgcgtagtgttacacggacagagctccgactttaaaacccgtaaaataacctttgcataacccaaaactaatctaatataaaactaacctatattatatatacatatatattatata is from Rutidosis leptorrhynchoides isolate AG116_Rl617_1_P2 chromosome 10, CSIRO_AGI_Rlap_v1, whole genome shotgun sequence and encodes:
- the LOC139870312 gene encoding uncharacterized protein, with the protein product MGDFNSTCFPHERLREEINVINMANFNDFISSGSLIDQNLQNMFEVLIVGDKSSSDHNPLIWGKKSLFWGPKPFRFFNGWFEVPNFIEVCKTLWCSYNDHGYAAYVILAKSQKLKEDLKLWNNEHVNKSRLHLAILESQIHDFSQIQEIRELSNVEALRLVDLKLKRKALQRQEKRKMMFKSRYNWLRFGDKNTKYFHIMAKIKNNSSIIAGLQINDVWIENPVIIKEHVLGMFCSLFTAQVTSFDGLDWPAIGLTKLLPQQVGFLDS
- the LOC139870313 gene encoding uncharacterized protein, whose product is MQCGRHKGVVFDGNNADETIIFAYPSIEEMWCIRQILDRFYQVSGLQMNASKTVLYGLNVPNEELNLFAEVFDCKVGSFPFEYLRVPISAKSHRVSTWKPIIRKFKKKLLDELFNILSPQSWKLKVGDGSSVLFWEDIWIGVSKLRDQFPALFRISSEKIACISEIGFVDVCSNMQWDLGFVLPLDHYEEQQVQVLKIVLKDTVISPD